One segment of Alistipes finegoldii DSM 17242 DNA contains the following:
- the rfbB gene encoding dTDP-glucose 4,6-dehydratase: protein MQRTILITGGAGFIGSHVVRLFVTKYPDYRIVNLDKLTYAGNLANLRDIEERPNYTFVRGDICDFEAMRELFRQYGIDGVIHLAAESHVDRSIRDPFTFARTNVMGTLSLLEAAREHWNGNWAGKLFYHISTDEVYGALELTRPAGDPAGCESGGGPFGEEFFTEETKYDPHSPYSASKASSDHFVRAYHDTYGMPTLVTNCSNNYGPYQFPEKLIPLFINNIRHRRPLPVYGRGENVRDWLYVEDHARAIDVIFHKGKVADTYNIGGFNEWKNIDLIRVIVKTVDRLLGNPEGASEKLITYVADRAGHDLRYAIDSRKLKDELGWQPSLQFEEGIEKTVRWYLQNQSWMDDITSGEYQQYYQSMYKER from the coding sequence ATGCAACGCACTATCCTCATCACGGGCGGCGCGGGCTTCATCGGCTCGCATGTGGTCCGTCTTTTCGTGACCAAATACCCCGATTACCGGATCGTCAACCTCGACAAGCTGACCTATGCTGGCAACCTCGCCAACCTTCGAGACATCGAGGAGCGGCCGAACTACACTTTCGTCAGGGGCGACATCTGCGACTTCGAGGCGATGCGTGAACTGTTCCGGCAGTACGGCATCGACGGGGTGATCCACCTCGCAGCCGAGAGCCACGTGGACCGCTCGATCAGGGATCCGTTCACCTTCGCGCGTACGAACGTCATGGGCACGCTGTCGCTGCTCGAAGCTGCGCGGGAGCATTGGAACGGCAATTGGGCGGGCAAGCTGTTCTACCACATCTCGACCGACGAAGTGTACGGTGCGCTGGAGCTGACCCGCCCCGCGGGGGACCCTGCGGGCTGCGAGAGCGGCGGCGGTCCTTTCGGGGAGGAGTTCTTCACCGAGGAGACGAAGTACGACCCGCACAGCCCCTACTCGGCGTCGAAGGCTTCGTCGGACCACTTCGTGCGGGCCTACCACGACACGTACGGCATGCCGACGCTGGTTACGAACTGCTCGAACAACTACGGGCCCTACCAGTTCCCGGAGAAGCTGATTCCGCTGTTCATCAACAACATCCGCCACCGAAGGCCGCTGCCCGTGTACGGCCGCGGGGAGAACGTCCGCGACTGGCTCTACGTCGAGGACCACGCGCGGGCCATCGACGTGATCTTCCACAAGGGCAAGGTCGCCGACACGTACAACATCGGGGGTTTCAACGAATGGAAGAACATCGACCTGATACGGGTGATCGTCAAAACCGTGGACCGGCTGCTGGGCAATCCCGAAGGCGCTTCGGAAAAGCTGATCACGTATGTCGCCGACCGCGCGGGCCACGACCTGAGATACGCCATCGACTCGCGCAAACTCAAAGACGAGCTGGGCTGGCAGCCCAGCCTGCAGTTCGAGGAGGGGATCGAAAAGACGGTCCGCTGGTACCTCCAGAACCAATCGTGGATGGACGACATAACCTCAGGCGAGTACCAGCAATACTATCAGAGCATGTATAAGGAGAGGTAG
- the rfbD gene encoding dTDP-4-dehydrorhamnose reductase — translation MLNILITGANGQLGSALRRLGGVSPHNYFCTDVAELDITDAAAVLRTVEERRIDVIVNCAAYTDVERAEEDEPRADLLNHKAAGNLAAAAKATGATLFHVSTDYVFDGTAHTPYREDTAPSPLGAYGRTKLAGERAVMASGCRYLIFRTAWLYSEYGHNFLKTMLRLTSERDTLQVVFDQIGTPTYAGDLALAIFSIIESERYAGNEGVYHFTDEGVCSWYDFATEIAAAAGHDSCHIIPCHTSEFPTKAARPAYSVLDKTKIKTTFQMDIPHWREAMIYCLKQLAE, via the coding sequence ATGCTTAATATCCTGATTACGGGCGCGAACGGTCAGCTTGGCAGCGCCCTGCGGCGTCTTGGCGGCGTCTCGCCCCACAACTACTTCTGTACGGATGTCGCGGAACTAGACATCACCGATGCGGCTGCCGTCCTGCGAACGGTCGAGGAGCGGCGCATCGACGTTATCGTAAACTGCGCGGCCTACACCGACGTGGAGCGGGCCGAGGAGGACGAACCGCGTGCGGACCTGCTGAACCACAAGGCTGCGGGCAATCTCGCGGCGGCGGCCAAGGCGACGGGCGCGACGCTGTTCCACGTCTCGACGGACTACGTCTTCGACGGCACGGCCCATACGCCCTACAGGGAGGATACGGCTCCCTCGCCGCTGGGAGCCTACGGGCGTACGAAGCTTGCGGGCGAACGCGCCGTCATGGCATCTGGGTGCCGGTATCTGATCTTCCGCACGGCGTGGCTCTATTCGGAGTACGGACACAACTTCCTGAAGACGATGCTGCGTCTGACTTCGGAGCGGGATACGCTGCAGGTGGTCTTCGACCAGATCGGCACTCCGACCTACGCCGGGGACTTGGCGCTTGCGATCTTCTCGATCATCGAGTCGGAACGCTACGCGGGCAACGAGGGCGTGTACCACTTCACCGACGAGGGCGTCTGCTCGTGGTACGACTTCGCGACGGAGATCGCCGCGGCTGCGGGTCACGACTCATGCCACATCATCCCCTGCCACACGTCGGAATTCCCGACCAAGGCCGCACGCCCGGCCTACTCGGTGCTGGACAAAACCAAGATCAAGACCACCTTCCAGATGGACATCCCCCACTGGAGGGAGGCAATGATCTACTGCCTGAAACAACTCGCCGAATAA
- the rfbC gene encoding dTDP-4-dehydrorhamnose 3,5-epimerase, with amino-acid sequence MKVLTTAIEGVVILEPEVFGDARGYFFESYSQRRFDAQVRPVRFVQDNESHSRYGVLRGLHFQKGRYSQSKLVRVVRGRVLDVAVDIRRGSPTFGRHVAVELTEDNKRQFFIPRGFAHGFAVLSDEATFQYKCDNPYAPESEGAIAWNDPSLGIDWRLAPEDVVLSPKDSAHPLLSEAGELFDYNEDYYA; translated from the coding sequence ATGAAAGTTCTGACAACCGCCATAGAGGGCGTGGTTATTCTAGAGCCGGAGGTTTTCGGCGACGCGCGGGGTTACTTCTTCGAGAGCTACTCGCAGCGCCGCTTCGACGCACAGGTCCGTCCCGTGCGCTTCGTGCAGGACAACGAATCGCACTCACGCTACGGCGTGCTGCGGGGCCTCCATTTCCAGAAAGGGCGGTACTCCCAGTCGAAACTGGTCCGCGTGGTCCGGGGCCGCGTGCTCGACGTCGCGGTGGATATCCGCCGTGGCTCCCCCACGTTCGGCCGCCACGTGGCGGTGGAGCTGACGGAAGACAACAAGCGTCAGTTCTTCATCCCGCGGGGCTTCGCGCACGGCTTCGCCGTGCTGAGCGACGAAGCGACGTTCCAGTACAAGTGCGACAACCCCTACGCCCCCGAATCGGAGGGCGCCATTGCATGGAACGACCCGTCGCTGGGCATCGACTGGCGTCTGGCCCCCGAAGATGTCGTCCTCTCGCCCAAGGACAGCGCCCACCCGCTGCTGTCGGAGGCCGGGGAACTGTTCGACTATAACGAAGACTATTATGCTTAA
- the rfbA gene encoding glucose-1-phosphate thymidylyltransferase RfbA, whose translation MKGIILAGGSGSRLYPITKGVSKQLLPVYDKPMVYYPLSALLLAGIREILVISTPEDLPGFRRLLGDGSDYGVRIDYAAQPSPDGLAQAFLIGEDFLGGDSACLVLGDNIFYGSGFTGLLREAVRTAEEDGKATVFGYRVDDPGRYGVAEFDDEGNCLSIEEKPAHPKSNYAVVGLYFYPNKVVDVAKGIRPSARGELEITSVNQCFLQSGELKVQTLQRGFAWLDTGTHDSLAEASIFVEVIEKRQGLKIACLEGIAYRNGWITADKLRALAEPMLRNQYGQYLLKLLDEK comes from the coding sequence ATGAAAGGCATCATTTTGGCGGGCGGCAGCGGCAGTCGGCTGTACCCGATCACAAAGGGGGTCAGCAAGCAGCTGCTTCCGGTCTACGACAAGCCGATGGTCTATTACCCGCTCTCGGCGCTTCTTCTAGCGGGCATCCGCGAAATCCTCGTGATCTCGACTCCGGAGGACCTTCCGGGTTTCCGGCGTCTGCTGGGCGACGGCTCCGACTACGGCGTGCGTATCGACTACGCGGCACAGCCATCTCCGGACGGTCTTGCACAGGCTTTTCTGATCGGCGAGGATTTCCTCGGCGGCGATTCCGCGTGCCTCGTTCTTGGCGACAACATCTTCTACGGTTCCGGTTTCACGGGTCTTCTTCGCGAGGCCGTCCGTACGGCCGAGGAGGATGGCAAGGCCACGGTCTTCGGCTACCGCGTCGACGATCCGGGCCGCTACGGGGTCGCGGAGTTCGACGATGAGGGCAACTGCCTTTCGATCGAGGAGAAACCCGCCCATCCGAAGTCTAACTACGCAGTCGTGGGCCTGTACTTCTATCCGAACAAGGTCGTGGATGTGGCCAAGGGCATCCGTCCCTCGGCCCGCGGGGAGCTTGAGATCACGAGCGTGAACCAGTGTTTCCTGCAAAGCGGCGAGCTGAAGGTGCAGACGCTCCAGCGCGGCTTCGCGTGGCTGGATACGGGCACGCACGACTCCTTGGCCGAGGCCTCGATCTTCGTGGAGGTCATCGAGAAGCGTCAGGGACTTAAGATCGCCTGTCTGGAAGGCATCGCCTACCGCAACGGGTGGATCACGGCGGACAAGCTGCGCGCACTTGCCGAGCCGATGCTCAGGAACCAGTACGGACAATACCTTTTGAAACTCCTCGACGAAAAATAA
- a CDS encoding undecaprenyl-phosphate glucose phosphotransferase produces MKQVMQESLLIKLPVIIGDLFLLNLSWIFALTLFPQPAYVAHSLEIFACLNICFIPGLSWFGVILSSRIVPYEEIIRRVFYVVLCHIGFFTLIQTVWSYGLLPLRLTGAFYISLTVALMLWRYICRMAVKITRGHGRNSRRVIIVGSKDNALEVYHEMVDNSSTGYRVLGFFSNHDDKALPGNTPCLGSVDEALPWLKRHPVNEVYCCLSTDRYLEEIFPIMDYCENNFVRFYYVPNLRNYMKRAMNLELLGNVPILYIREEPLRQVSNRFVKRAFDVTVSGVFLCTLFPFVYLFVALGIKLTSKGPVFFIQERSGENGRTFGCIKFRSMRVNDEADRVQATKNDPRKTRFGSFLRKSSIDELPQFINVLKGEMSIVGPRPHMLQHTELYSKLVNKYMVRHLIKPGITGWAQVTGYRGETHELSQMEGRVRRDIWYLENWSLLLDIRIMLLTVWNALKRDENAY; encoded by the coding sequence ATGAAACAAGTCATGCAGGAATCCCTGCTGATCAAGCTTCCTGTAATTATCGGTGATCTATTTCTACTCAATCTTTCTTGGATATTCGCGCTGACGCTGTTTCCCCAGCCGGCATACGTCGCCCACTCGCTGGAGATATTCGCCTGTCTCAACATCTGCTTCATCCCCGGACTTTCATGGTTCGGCGTGATCCTCTCCTCGCGGATCGTTCCCTACGAGGAGATCATACGCCGCGTGTTTTACGTCGTACTCTGCCACATCGGATTCTTCACACTGATACAGACCGTGTGGAGTTACGGCCTGCTGCCGCTCCGGCTGACCGGCGCCTTCTACATATCGCTCACCGTCGCGCTGATGCTGTGGCGCTACATCTGCCGCATGGCGGTCAAGATCACCCGCGGACACGGACGCAACTCGCGGCGGGTCATCATCGTCGGCAGCAAGGACAATGCGCTGGAGGTGTATCACGAAATGGTGGACAACAGCAGCACCGGCTACCGCGTACTCGGTTTTTTCAGCAACCACGACGACAAGGCCCTGCCCGGCAACACCCCGTGTCTGGGCAGCGTAGACGAAGCCCTGCCGTGGCTGAAACGCCACCCGGTCAACGAGGTGTACTGCTGCCTCTCCACCGACCGCTATCTGGAAGAGATATTCCCGATCATGGACTACTGCGAAAACAATTTCGTGCGGTTCTACTATGTGCCCAACCTGCGCAACTACATGAAACGCGCGATGAACCTCGAACTGCTGGGCAACGTACCGATCCTCTATATCCGCGAAGAGCCGCTGCGGCAGGTTTCGAACCGCTTCGTCAAACGCGCGTTCGACGTCACGGTATCCGGCGTCTTCCTCTGCACGCTCTTCCCCTTCGTCTATCTCTTCGTGGCCTTGGGCATCAAGCTGACTTCGAAAGGCCCGGTATTCTTCATTCAGGAGCGCAGCGGCGAAAACGGCCGCACGTTCGGCTGCATCAAGTTCCGGTCGATGCGCGTAAACGACGAGGCCGACCGGGTGCAGGCGACGAAGAACGATCCGCGCAAGACCCGTTTCGGCAGCTTCCTGCGCAAATCGAGCATCGACGAGCTTCCCCAGTTCATCAACGTGCTGAAAGGCGAGATGTCGATCGTCGGTCCCCGTCCCCACATGCTCCAGCACACCGAGCTTTACTCCAAGCTGGTCAATAAATACATGGTGCGCCACCTGATCAAGCCCGGCATCACAGGCTGGGCGCAGGTGACGGGATACCGCGGCGAGACCCACGAGTTGAGCCAGATGGAGGGCCGCGTGCGCCGCGACATCTGGTATCTCGAAAACTGGTCGCTGCTGCTGGATATACGCATCATGCTCCTGACGGTGTGGAATGCGCTGAAGCGGGATGAAAACGCATATTAA
- a CDS encoding UpxY family transcription antiterminator — MCEEPQNEQQWYAIRVTYSREMAAKSYLDSIGIESYVPMHFAERTYGGKRRKVWEPLIHNLLFIRTSADRLREIKATTTLPIRYIMDRESKSPTVIPERQMQDFMAVVATQNEHVEIVAPQDVDLEKGDPVRVTEGMFAGIEGRYIRHKGHSKVAVAIRNVATALTAYIPLKYIAKID; from the coding sequence ATGTGTGAAGAGCCGCAAAACGAACAGCAATGGTACGCAATCCGCGTCACGTACAGCCGGGAAATGGCCGCAAAGAGCTATCTGGACAGTATCGGGATCGAGAGCTACGTACCCATGCACTTCGCCGAACGGACCTACGGCGGCAAAAGACGCAAGGTCTGGGAACCGCTGATCCACAACCTGCTGTTCATCCGGACGTCGGCCGACCGGCTGCGGGAGATAAAAGCGACCACCACCCTGCCGATCCGCTACATCATGGACCGCGAAAGCAAATCGCCGACGGTGATTCCGGAGCGGCAGATGCAGGACTTCATGGCCGTCGTCGCCACGCAGAACGAGCACGTCGAAATCGTCGCGCCGCAGGACGTGGATCTGGAAAAGGGAGATCCGGTACGCGTCACGGAGGGCATGTTCGCAGGAATCGAAGGCCGCTACATCCGCCACAAGGGACACAGCAAGGTCGCCGTGGCGATCCGCAACGTCGCAACCGCCCTGACGGCCTATATTCCGCTGAAATACATCGCAAAGATAGATTAG
- a CDS encoding nucleotidyltransferase domain-containing protein — MYSENDTRHFFQLLRSGLKPDCAPAVTGKISARQWDDIFRMAADQGVCAVIGDGMERLPEKLRPPRDIRLRWALTAERQEKRYRRQQEKTAKMAAAFAENGIRMLVLKGLGLSRDYPVPAHRECGDIDIYLFGASDEGDRLLLQMGAQPYFDVPKHSSHTWDGILIENHRTILNVRRNRNERELNALLTAVLEQEGVCEIGENIAVPPATFNAIYLLRHAAVHYQKEGIAVRHLCDWACFLERHGHEIDRQLFHKALADYRLDRFEALMTAAAVRYLGAEVPEPDCDAGMLERFMREIYAMRPMPTRTLPKLYFKLFSPIHNRWRLRRVLRTSPWRYYYDTIRAQWNERFTLFR, encoded by the coding sequence ATGTATTCGGAAAACGATACCCGCCACTTCTTTCAGCTGCTGCGCAGCGGGCTGAAACCGGACTGCGCTCCGGCTGTCACCGGGAAAATCTCAGCACGGCAATGGGACGACATCTTCCGCATGGCGGCCGATCAGGGCGTATGCGCGGTGATCGGAGACGGCATGGAGCGTCTGCCCGAAAAGCTACGGCCGCCGCGGGATATTCGGCTCCGCTGGGCCTTGACGGCCGAAAGGCAGGAGAAACGCTACCGCCGCCAGCAGGAAAAGACCGCGAAGATGGCGGCAGCCTTCGCCGAAAACGGCATCCGCATGCTCGTACTGAAGGGGCTGGGGCTGAGCAGGGACTACCCCGTTCCGGCGCATCGTGAGTGCGGCGACATCGACATCTACCTGTTCGGGGCCTCCGACGAAGGCGACCGCCTGCTGCTGCAAATGGGGGCGCAGCCCTATTTCGACGTTCCGAAACATTCGTCCCATACGTGGGACGGCATTCTGATCGAAAATCACCGGACCATTCTCAATGTCCGGCGCAACCGGAACGAACGGGAACTGAACGCCCTGCTGACGGCAGTGCTGGAGCAGGAGGGCGTGTGCGAAATCGGCGAAAACATCGCCGTCCCGCCGGCAACCTTCAACGCGATATACCTGCTCCGCCACGCGGCCGTACACTACCAGAAGGAGGGAATCGCCGTCCGGCATCTCTGCGACTGGGCCTGCTTTCTGGAGCGGCACGGCCATGAAATCGACCGGCAACTGTTCCACAAGGCGCTGGCCGACTACCGGCTGGACCGTTTCGAAGCGCTGATGACGGCCGCCGCCGTCCGGTATCTGGGCGCAGAAGTTCCGGAGCCGGACTGCGATGCAGGCATGCTGGAGCGTTTCATGCGGGAAATATACGCCATGCGCCCCATGCCGACCCGGACGCTGCCCAAGCTCTATTTCAAGCTGTTCAGCCCCATACACAACCGCTGGCGGCTGCGCCGCGTCCTGCGGACGTCCCCGTGGCGCTATTATTACGACACGATACGCGCCCAGTGGAACGAAAGGTTCACCCTGTTCCGATAA
- a CDS encoding saccharopine dehydrogenase family protein, producing MCKALIIGAGGVGTVVTQKIAANPVFTDVMLASRTKSKCDAVAAAIGGGRVKTAQVDADNVAELCELFRAFRPDIVVNVALPYQDLTIMDACLECGCNYLDTANYEPKDEAHFEYSWQWAYQDRFKAAGLTAILGCGFDPGVTAIFTAYAAKHHFDEIHYLDIVDCNAGNHGMAFATNFNPEINIREVTQKGRYYENGEWVVTEPHEIHRPLNYPGIGERESYVIYHEELESLVKNYPTIKRARFWMTFGQEYLTHLRVIQNIGMARIDPIIYNGVEIVPIQFLKAVLPDPKSLGANYHGQTSIGCRIRGVKDGKERTYYIYNNCDHEQAFKETGTQAVSFTTGVPAALGASMWAKGLWRGAGVFNVEEFDPDPFLAELGEQGLPWHELFDTDIEL from the coding sequence ATGTGTAAAGCGTTAATTATCGGTGCCGGAGGCGTCGGAACGGTCGTAACCCAAAAAATCGCCGCCAATCCCGTTTTTACGGACGTGATGCTGGCCAGCCGTACCAAATCCAAGTGCGACGCCGTTGCGGCGGCTATCGGCGGCGGCCGTGTCAAGACCGCGCAGGTCGATGCCGACAATGTGGCCGAATTGTGCGAACTCTTCCGCGCGTTCCGTCCCGACATCGTGGTCAACGTGGCCCTGCCTTATCAGGACCTGACGATCATGGACGCCTGCCTTGAATGCGGCTGCAACTACCTCGACACGGCCAATTACGAGCCCAAGGACGAGGCGCATTTCGAATATTCGTGGCAGTGGGCCTATCAGGACCGCTTCAAGGCCGCGGGGCTGACGGCGATCCTCGGCTGCGGCTTCGATCCGGGCGTTACGGCCATCTTCACGGCCTATGCCGCCAAGCACCATTTCGACGAGATTCATTACCTCGATATCGTGGACTGCAACGCCGGCAATCACGGCATGGCTTTCGCCACGAACTTCAACCCCGAAATCAACATCCGCGAGGTGACGCAGAAGGGCCGCTATTACGAAAACGGCGAATGGGTCGTCACCGAGCCGCACGAAATCCACCGTCCGCTCAACTATCCCGGCATCGGCGAGCGCGAATCCTACGTGATCTACCACGAGGAGCTTGAATCGCTCGTCAAGAACTATCCGACCATCAAGCGCGCCCGTTTCTGGATGACCTTCGGTCAGGAGTACCTCACGCACCTGCGCGTGATTCAGAATATCGGCATGGCGCGTATCGATCCGATCATCTACAACGGCGTCGAGATCGTCCCGATCCAGTTCCTCAAGGCGGTGCTGCCCGATCCCAAGTCGCTCGGCGCCAACTACCACGGCCAGACCTCGATCGGCTGCCGCATCCGGGGCGTCAAGGACGGCAAGGAACGCACCTATTATATCTATAACAACTGCGACCACGAGCAGGCTTTCAAGGAGACCGGCACGCAGGCCGTCAGCTTCACCACGGGCGTTCCCGCGGCGCTCGGCGCGTCGATGTGGGCCAAGGGCCTTTGGCGCGGCGCCGGCGTCTTCAACGTCGAGGAGTTCGATCCCGATCCGTTCTTGGCCGAGCTGGGCGAGCAGGGGCTGCCGTGGCACGAGCTTTTCGATACCGATATCGAGCTTTGA
- a CDS encoding OmpA family protein, which translates to MKMKCILCTLGALVMCTAPVFAQAANKQEKSEFNPHWFMQVQAGASYTLGEGPFGKLVSPAAALSAGYQFSPVWGLRFGLSGWQSKGAWVSPQTTYQYKYLQGNVEATLDLANLFGRFNPRRTVNPFLFAGVGLNGAFDNDEANALNDSGYRLGNIWSGSKVFVAGRLGLGVNFRLSDCVLFGVEMNANMLSDKYNSKKAGNLDWQFNALGGFTFRFGKNHKKARTAAVVPAPAPAPAPEPAPAPVEEKPAVKETPAPAPAAVAERPAELRENIFFRIGSSQIRTTEEAKVGALVEYLKANPEANVEILGYADAATGSHAVNLKISKLRAESVAAALKKAGIAASRISAEGRGDTAQPFPGVEKNRVSICIAK; encoded by the coding sequence ATGAAAATGAAATGTATCCTATGTACGTTAGGCGCGCTTGTGATGTGCACGGCGCCGGTTTTCGCACAAGCTGCGAATAAGCAAGAGAAATCGGAATTCAACCCGCACTGGTTTATGCAGGTGCAGGCCGGAGCGTCCTATACGCTCGGCGAAGGGCCTTTCGGCAAACTCGTATCGCCCGCCGCGGCATTGTCGGCCGGGTATCAGTTCTCGCCCGTCTGGGGGCTGCGTTTCGGCCTGAGCGGCTGGCAGAGCAAGGGCGCATGGGTGTCGCCCCAAACTACCTATCAGTATAAATACCTGCAGGGCAATGTCGAAGCCACGCTCGATCTGGCCAACCTTTTCGGCCGCTTCAATCCCCGCCGGACGGTCAATCCCTTCCTGTTCGCCGGTGTCGGCCTGAACGGAGCGTTCGACAACGACGAGGCCAACGCCCTGAACGACAGCGGCTATCGGCTGGGCAACATCTGGTCCGGAAGCAAAGTGTTCGTTGCGGGCCGTCTGGGTCTCGGCGTGAATTTCCGCTTGTCGGACTGTGTGCTGTTTGGGGTGGAGATGAATGCCAACATGCTCTCCGACAAGTACAACTCGAAGAAGGCCGGCAACCTCGACTGGCAGTTCAACGCGCTGGGCGGCTTCACGTTCCGCTTCGGCAAGAACCATAAGAAAGCCCGCACGGCGGCGGTCGTTCCCGCTCCGGCCCCGGCCCCTGCGCCGGAACCCGCTCCCGCTCCCGTCGAGGAGAAACCCGCGGTGAAGGAGACGCCTGCTCCGGCTCCTGCGGCCGTTGCCGAGCGACCGGCCGAGCTGCGTGAAAACATCTTCTTCCGGATCGGCTCGTCGCAGATCCGCACCACCGAAGAGGCCAAGGTCGGCGCGCTGGTCGAGTACCTGAAGGCCAATCCCGAAGCGAATGTCGAAATCCTCGGCTATGCCGATGCTGCGACCGGTTCGCATGCCGTCAATCTGAAAATTTCCAAGCTGCGCGCCGAGAGCGTCGCCGCCGCCCTGAAGAAGGCCGGTATCGCCGCCTCCCGCATCAGCGCCGAGGGCAGGGGAGACACCGCCCAGCCGTTCCCCGGCGTCGAGAAAAACCGCGTCAGCATCTGTATCGCGAAGTAG
- the nspC gene encoding carboxynorspermidine decarboxylase has product MIDFLKLPSPCYVLDEELLDRNLAIIDRVRRESGAEIIVALKACAMWSIFPELARHSDGATASSAAEARLVFEEFGRPAHTYAPVYTDRNIEEILRCSDHITFNSVAQFERFGPMALLRGISCGLRINPQYSPVETDLYNPCVPGSRLGVTADLLKELPAGIDGLHFHVLCESRPHHLRLALEAVEKHFDQYLDRIKWLNMGGGHLMTHAEYDCDELIALLREFKARHPHLRLILEPGSAFTWRTGYLVSTIEDLVENAGVHTAMLDVSFACHMPDCLEMPYKPAIVGAHEPAEGEKRWRMGGTSCLAGDYYGDWAFDHELKVGERIVFEDMIHYTMVKTTMFNGVAHPAIVIARRDGRIDVVREFGYEDFRNRMS; this is encoded by the coding sequence ATGATTGACTTCTTGAAACTGCCTTCTCCGTGTTACGTCCTCGACGAAGAGTTGCTGGACCGTAATCTGGCGATAATCGACCGTGTGCGCCGCGAATCGGGCGCTGAAATTATCGTGGCTCTGAAGGCCTGCGCCATGTGGAGCATCTTTCCCGAACTGGCCCGCCACAGCGACGGCGCGACGGCCTCTTCCGCCGCCGAAGCGCGTCTTGTTTTCGAGGAGTTCGGCCGCCCCGCCCATACCTACGCCCCGGTCTATACCGACCGCAATATCGAAGAGATACTTCGCTGCAGCGACCATATCACCTTCAATTCCGTCGCCCAGTTCGAGCGTTTCGGACCGATGGCCCTGCTGCGCGGCATTTCGTGCGGACTGCGTATCAATCCCCAGTATTCGCCCGTCGAGACCGACCTCTACAACCCCTGCGTTCCGGGTTCGCGTCTGGGCGTTACGGCCGACCTCCTGAAGGAGCTGCCGGCGGGAATCGACGGTCTGCATTTCCACGTGCTCTGCGAGTCGCGTCCGCACCACCTGCGGCTGGCGCTCGAAGCCGTCGAAAAACACTTCGACCAATACCTCGACCGGATCAAATGGCTCAATATGGGCGGCGGCCACCTGATGACGCACGCCGAGTACGACTGCGACGAGCTGATCGCGCTGCTCCGGGAGTTCAAGGCCCGCCATCCGCACTTGCGGCTGATCCTCGAACCGGGCAGTGCATTTACTTGGCGCACAGGCTATCTGGTGTCGACAATTGAAGACTTGGTCGAGAACGCCGGCGTGCATACCGCCATGCTCGACGTGTCGTTCGCCTGCCATATGCCCGACTGCCTCGAAATGCCCTACAAACCGGCGATTGTCGGGGCGCACGAACCCGCCGAAGGCGAGAAGCGCTGGCGCATGGGCGGCACGAGCTGTCTTGCGGGCGACTATTACGGCGACTGGGCCTTCGACCATGAGCTGAAAGTGGGCGAGCGCATCGTTTTCGAAGATATGATCCACTATACGATGGTCAAAACCACGATGTTCAACGGCGTGGCGCATCCCGCCATCGTCATCGCCCGCCGCGACGGCCGCATCGACGTCGTCCGCGAATTCGGCTACGAGGACTTCAGGAACCGCATGTCGTAA